A window of the Archocentrus centrarchus isolate MPI-CPG fArcCen1 chromosome 9, fArcCen1, whole genome shotgun sequence genome harbors these coding sequences:
- the piwil1 gene encoding piwi-like protein 1, whose translation MDGLKMALTGSWQNCRNCFPGALKDYLKFNDSLPARIIVYRDGVGDGQLHSVVSYEVPQIIDSIRSMGHDYVPKLSVVVVKKRISSRFFAHLNAKVSNPPPGTVVDSEVTQPEWYDFYIVSQAVRCGSVSPTHYNVVYDTSGLKPDHMQRLTYKLCHMYYNWQGIIRVPAPCQYAHKLAFLVGQSLHREPSVKLDDFLFYL comes from the exons atggATGGACTGAAGATGGCCTTGACTG GATCTTGGCAAAACTGTCGTAACTGTTTTCCAGGTGCCCTGAAAGACTACCTGAAGTTCAACGACTCTCTGCCTGCACGCATCATTGTGTACAGAGATGGAGTGGGCGATGGCCAGCTGCACAGTGTGGTTAGCTATGAGGTTCCGCAGATCATCGACTCCATCAGGTCAATGGGGCATGACTACGT CCCTAAGCTGagtgtggtggtggtgaagaagCGCATAAGCAGCAGGTTTTTCGCCCACCTCAATGCCAAGGTGTCCAATCCTCCCCCCGGCACCGTCGTTGACTCAGAGGTCACCCAGCCAGAGTG GTATGACTTCTACATTGTGAGCCAAGCTGTTCGCTGTGGAAGTGTCTCACCAACCCACTACAATGTCGTGTATGACACCAGCGGACTCAAGCCTGATCACATGCAGCGGCTCACCTACAAGCTGTGCCACATGTACTACAACTGGCAG GGGATCATCCGAGTGCCCGCTCCCTGCCAGTACGCCCACAAGTTGGCCTTCCTTGTGGGTCAGAGCCTCCACAGAGAGCCCAGTGTGAAACTGGATGACTTCCTCTTCTACCTTTAA